A genomic segment from Aspergillus chevalieri M1 DNA, chromosome 7, nearly complete sequence encodes:
- a CDS encoding pyridoxamine 5'-phosphate oxidase family protein (COG:S;~EggNog:ENOG410PNI4;~InterPro:IPR011576,IPR012349;~PFAM:PF01243): MVFCPLIKEAAMNDPYNPNPPLSYEASATTTHPHIATTLPPEVVSCLRNSRFLHLATCDGLIPHISLMSYTYLPSTPFDPHPTIIMTTNPSSRKTNHLLTNPHVSLLVHDWVSHRPPLRASNPGDREGSPPPAATRSSLAGMLLNLNTSALSSISTTLAGEARFLEPGSEEESWCKERHLENNTFEEEEMNLFGLQQQQQQQQSGETAGQRRPSMTVDDSARVVTVRVREGRIADWKGGVRDWTIVTDGQEQPATAPVNGVPSSSS, translated from the exons ATGGTTTTTTGTCCTCTAATAAAAGAAGCAGCCATGAATGACCCCTACAATCCAAATCCGCCTCTCTCCTACGAGGCATCCGCCACCACGACTCATCCCCACATCGCTACGACTCTACCGCCAGAGGTAGTCTCTTGTCTGAGAAACTCACGCTTC CTCCATCTTGCAACATGCGACGGCTTAATCCCCCACATCTCCCTCATGTCCTACACCTACCTGCCGTCTACGCCCTTTGATCCGCACCCAACCATCATAATGACCACTAATCCGTCGTCCCGAAAGACAAATCATCTCCTCACAAATCCTCATGtctccctcctcgtccaCGACTGGGTCTCCCACCGTCCCCCGCTCCGAGCTTCTAACCCAGGAGATCGCGAGGGCTCTCCTCCGCCCGCAGCCACCCGTTCGTCACTAGCTGGTATGTTGCTTAATCTGAATACCAGCGCACTGTCCAGTATCTCGACAACTCTTGCGGGAGAGGCGCGGTTTCTGGAGCCAGGATCAGAGGAGGAAAGCTGGTGTAAGGAGAGGCATTTGGAGAATAATACttttgaggaggaagagatgaATCTGTTTGGTctgcaacagcagcaacagcaacaacagtcGGGAGAGACAGCTGGTCAACGACGTCCGAGTATGACAGTTGATGATAGTGCGCGGGTGGTTACTGTTAGGGTGCGAGAAGGGCGGATTGCGGATTGGAAGGGAGGTGTTCGAGATTGGACAATTGTTACGGATGGTCAAGAGCAGCCAGCGACAGCGCCTGTCAATGGTGTgccgtcttcatcttcgtag